The Macaca thibetana thibetana isolate TM-01 chromosome 19, ASM2454274v1, whole genome shotgun sequence genome has a segment encoding these proteins:
- the ETV2 gene encoding ETS translocation variant 2 isoform X2, protein MDLWNWDEASPQEVPPGNKLAGLEGAELGFYVPDVALQGDTPTATAETCWKGTSSSLTSFPQLDWGSALLHPEVPWGAEPNPQALPWLGDWTDVACTAWDSWSGASQTLGPAPPGPGPAPAAGSESAAGHNCIPAEGGATLWSRAQAAGSNTTWDCSVGPDDITYWGSSLGGEPRTDCTISWGGPAGPDCTTSWNPGLRADGTTSLKGYQSSALTVSSEPSPQSDRASLARCPKTNHRGPIQLWQFLLELLHDGARSSCIRWTGNSREFQLCDPKEVARLWGERKRKPGMNYEKLSRGLRYYYRRDIVRKSGGRKYTYRFGGRVPSLAYPNCAGGGRGAETQ, encoded by the exons ATGGACCTGTGGAACTGGGATGAGGCATCCCCACAGGAAGTGCCTCCAGGGAACAAGCTGGCAGGGCTGG AAGGAGCCGAATTAGGCTTCTATGTCCCTGATGTGGCACTCCAAGGGGACACGCCGACAGCGACAGCAGAGACATGCTGGAAAG GTACAAGCTCATCCCTGACAAGCTTTCCACAGCTGGACTGGGGCTCCGCGTTACTGCACCCAGAAGTTCCATGGGGGGCGG AGCCCAACCCTCAGGCCCTTCCGTGGTTGGGGGACTGGACAGACGTGGCGTGCACAGCCTGGGACTCTTGGAGTGGAGCCTCGCAGACGCTGGGCCCCGCCCCTCCCGGCCCGGGCCCCGCCCCTGCTGCCGGCTCCGAAAGCGCCGCGGGCCACAACTGCATCCCCGCGGAGGGAGGGGCCACCTTGTGGTCGCGCGCCCAGGCCGCCGGGAGCAACACCACCTGGGACTGTTCTGTGGGCCCCGACGACATCACCTACTGGGGCAGTAGCCTGGGCGGGGAGCCGCGCACGGACTGTACCATTTCGTGGGGCGGGCCCGCGGGCCCGGACTGTACCACCTCCTGGAACCCGGGGCTGCGTGCGGATGGCACCACCTCTTTGAAAGGGTACCAGAGTTCAGCTCTCACCGTTTCCTCCGAACCGAGCCCGCAGTCGGACCGTGCCAGTTTGGCTCGATGCCCCAAAACTAACCACCGAG GGCCCATTCAGCTGTGGCAGTTCCTCCTGGAGCTGCTGCACGACGGGGCGCGTAGCAGCTGCATCCGTTGGACTGGCAACAGCCGCGAGTTCCAGCTGTGCGACCCCAAAGAG GTGGCTCGGCTGTGGGGCGAGCGCAAGAGAAAGCCGGGCATGAATTACGAGAAGCTGAGCCGAGGCCTGCGCTACTACTATCGCCGCGACATCGTGCGCAAGAGCGGGGGGCGCAAGTACACGTACCGTTTCGGGGGCCGCGTGCCCAGCCTAGCCTATCCGAACTGTGCGGGGGGCGGAAGGGgagcagagacacaataa
- the ETV2 gene encoding ETS translocation variant 2 isoform X1, with protein sequence MDLWNWDEASPQEVPPGNKLAGLGRLPGLGRLPGLPQRVWGGCPGGASANPKPLSPAEGAELGFYVPDVALQGDTPTATAETCWKGTSSSLTSFPQLDWGSALLHPEVPWGAEPNPQALPWLGDWTDVACTAWDSWSGASQTLGPAPPGPGPAPAAGSESAAGHNCIPAEGGATLWSRAQAAGSNTTWDCSVGPDDITYWGSSLGGEPRTDCTISWGGPAGPDCTTSWNPGLRADGTTSLKGYQSSALTVSSEPSPQSDRASLARCPKTNHRGPIQLWQFLLELLHDGARSSCIRWTGNSREFQLCDPKEVARLWGERKRKPGMNYEKLSRGLRYYYRRDIVRKSGGRKYTYRFGGRVPSLAYPNCAGGGRGAETQ encoded by the exons ATGGACCTGTGGAACTGGGATGAGGCATCCCCACAGGAAGTGCCTCCAGGGAACAAGCTGGCAGGGCTGGGTAGGCTGCCAGGGCTGGGTAGGCTGCCGGGGCTGCCACAACGTGTGTGGGGAGGGTGTCCAGGTGGGGCCTCTGCTAACCCTAAACCCTTATCGCCTGCAGAAGGAGCCGAATTAGGCTTCTATGTCCCTGATGTGGCACTCCAAGGGGACACGCCGACAGCGACAGCAGAGACATGCTGGAAAG GTACAAGCTCATCCCTGACAAGCTTTCCACAGCTGGACTGGGGCTCCGCGTTACTGCACCCAGAAGTTCCATGGGGGGCGG AGCCCAACCCTCAGGCCCTTCCGTGGTTGGGGGACTGGACAGACGTGGCGTGCACAGCCTGGGACTCTTGGAGTGGAGCCTCGCAGACGCTGGGCCCCGCCCCTCCCGGCCCGGGCCCCGCCCCTGCTGCCGGCTCCGAAAGCGCCGCGGGCCACAACTGCATCCCCGCGGAGGGAGGGGCCACCTTGTGGTCGCGCGCCCAGGCCGCCGGGAGCAACACCACCTGGGACTGTTCTGTGGGCCCCGACGACATCACCTACTGGGGCAGTAGCCTGGGCGGGGAGCCGCGCACGGACTGTACCATTTCGTGGGGCGGGCCCGCGGGCCCGGACTGTACCACCTCCTGGAACCCGGGGCTGCGTGCGGATGGCACCACCTCTTTGAAAGGGTACCAGAGTTCAGCTCTCACCGTTTCCTCCGAACCGAGCCCGCAGTCGGACCGTGCCAGTTTGGCTCGATGCCCCAAAACTAACCACCGAG GGCCCATTCAGCTGTGGCAGTTCCTCCTGGAGCTGCTGCACGACGGGGCGCGTAGCAGCTGCATCCGTTGGACTGGCAACAGCCGCGAGTTCCAGCTGTGCGACCCCAAAGAG GTGGCTCGGCTGTGGGGCGAGCGCAAGAGAAAGCCGGGCATGAATTACGAGAAGCTGAGCCGAGGCCTGCGCTACTACTATCGCCGCGACATCGTGCGCAAGAGCGGGGGGCGCAAGTACACGTACCGTTTCGGGGGCCGCGTGCCCAGCCTAGCCTATCCGAACTGTGCGGGGGGCGGAAGGGgagcagagacacaataa